From the genome of Variovorax sp. RA8, one region includes:
- the radC gene encoding RadC family protein, with protein sequence MSFTDLPLEARPREKLMLKGPGALADAELLALLLRTGIRGKNVLQFAQELLDSFGGLSGLLHAGLDDLKRIKGLGGSAKRGNLAAVLELARRTMAQRLKERELFESPEAVKHYVQLHLAAKPHEVFAALFLDAQLRLIALEELFRGTLTQTSVYPREVVMRALHHHAAAVILAHNHPSGCVEPSRADEALTHTLRSALALVDVRVLDHVIVAPGQALSMAARGLI encoded by the coding sequence ATGTCTTTCACCGATCTTCCCCTCGAAGCGCGACCGCGCGAAAAACTCATGCTCAAGGGGCCCGGCGCGCTCGCCGACGCCGAGCTGCTGGCGCTGCTGCTGCGCACCGGCATCCGCGGCAAGAACGTGCTGCAGTTCGCGCAGGAGCTCCTCGACAGCTTCGGCGGGCTGAGCGGCCTGCTCCATGCCGGACTCGACGACTTGAAGCGCATCAAGGGCCTGGGCGGCAGCGCGAAGCGCGGCAACCTGGCCGCCGTGCTCGAACTGGCGCGGCGCACGATGGCCCAGCGCCTGAAGGAGCGAGAGCTGTTCGAATCGCCCGAGGCCGTCAAGCACTATGTGCAGCTGCACCTGGCGGCCAAGCCGCACGAAGTCTTCGCAGCGCTTTTCCTCGATGCGCAGCTCCGTCTGATTGCCCTGGAAGAACTTTTCCGCGGCACCCTCACGCAGACCAGCGTGTACCCGCGCGAGGTGGTGATGCGGGCCCTCCACCACCATGCCGCGGCCGTCATCCTGGCGCACAACCATCCGAGCGGCTGCGTAGAGCCCTCGCGCGCCGACGAGGCGCTGACACACACGCTTCGGTCCGCGCTGGCGCTGGTCGACGTGCGGGTGCTCGATCACGTGATCGTCGCCCCGGGCCAGGCCTTGTCGATGGCCGCGCGCGGCCTGATCTGA
- a CDS encoding FKBP-type peptidyl-prolyl cis-trans isomerase produces the protein MSSTLSGAIVAPGSFLTLHYRLAGPAGDIINTFGDKPATLSLGTGELSPAVEQRLIGLPEGTHATFELPAGEAFGERNPEMQQWVARKLLAQMGDPDEQYAVGDVVQFPTPDGSGSYAGAVVEANETAVRFDFNHPLAGQPVSFEVQLIGVL, from the coding sequence GTGTCCTCCACCCTCTCAGGCGCCATCGTGGCGCCCGGCTCCTTCCTCACGCTGCACTACCGGCTGGCCGGCCCGGCGGGCGACATCATCAACACGTTCGGCGACAAGCCGGCCACGCTCTCGCTGGGCACCGGCGAGCTCTCGCCGGCGGTCGAGCAGCGGCTGATAGGCCTGCCCGAGGGCACGCACGCAACCTTCGAGCTCCCGGCCGGCGAGGCCTTCGGCGAACGCAATCCCGAAATGCAGCAATGGGTGGCGCGCAAGCTGCTCGCGCAGATGGGCGACCCGGACGAGCAGTACGCGGTGGGCGACGTGGTTCAGTTCCCCACGCCCGACGGCAGCGGCAGCTACGCCGGCGCGGTGGTCGAGGCCAACGAGACGGCGGTGCGCTTCGACTTCAACCATCCGCTCGCGGGCCAGCCGGTGAGCTTCGAAGTGCAACTGATCGGCGTGCTCTGA
- the ispH gene encoding 4-hydroxy-3-methylbut-2-enyl diphosphate reductase → MAVQEVILAEPRGFCAGVDRAIEIVERAIAKFGAPIYVRHEIVHNTYVVNELKAKGAIFIEDLAEVPPGATLVFSAHGVSKAVQAEARARGFEIFDATCPLVTKVHVEVAKLAKEGYEFIMIGHKGHPEVEGTMGQLSSGIHLVEDVADVARVEPAQSEKLAVVTQTTLSVDDAAEISAAVRARFPKVREPKQQDICYATQNRQDAVKLLSPQVDIVIVVGSPTSSNSNRLRELAQRLGTVAYMVDSADELQPAWFVGKARVGLTAGASAPEVLVREVIDRVKALGAVAVRKMDGIEETLKFPLPKGLKLDDMPAPGHIS, encoded by the coding sequence ATGGCAGTACAAGAAGTCATCCTCGCCGAGCCGCGCGGCTTCTGCGCCGGCGTCGACCGCGCGATCGAGATCGTCGAGCGCGCCATTGCCAAGTTCGGCGCGCCGATCTATGTGCGCCACGAGATCGTGCACAACACCTATGTGGTGAACGAGCTCAAGGCCAAGGGCGCGATCTTCATCGAGGATCTGGCCGAGGTGCCTCCGGGCGCGACGCTGGTGTTCAGCGCCCACGGCGTGAGCAAGGCCGTGCAGGCCGAGGCGCGGGCGCGCGGCTTCGAGATCTTCGACGCCACCTGCCCGCTGGTGACCAAGGTGCACGTGGAGGTCGCCAAGCTCGCGAAAGAGGGCTACGAGTTCATCATGATCGGCCACAAGGGGCACCCCGAGGTCGAGGGCACGATGGGGCAGCTGTCGAGCGGCATTCACCTGGTGGAAGACGTTGCGGACGTGGCGCGTGTCGAGCCGGCGCAGTCCGAGAAGCTCGCCGTCGTCACGCAGACCACGCTGTCGGTGGATGACGCCGCCGAGATCTCGGCCGCGGTACGGGCGCGCTTCCCGAAGGTGCGCGAGCCCAAGCAGCAGGACATCTGCTATGCGACGCAGAACCGGCAGGATGCGGTCAAGCTCCTGAGCCCGCAGGTCGACATCGTGATCGTGGTCGGCAGCCCGACCAGCTCCAACAGCAACCGCCTGCGCGAGCTGGCACAGCGCCTGGGCACCGTGGCCTACATGGTCGATTCCGCCGACGAGCTGCAGCCCGCGTGGTTCGTGGGCAAGGCCCGCGTGGGCCTGACGGCCGGCGCCTCGGCGCCCGAGGTGCTGGTGCGCGAGGTGATCGACCGCGTCAAGGCGCTCGGTGCGGTGGCGGTGCGCAAGATGGACGGCATCGAAGAGACGCTGAAGTTCCCGCTGCCCAAGGGCCTGAAGCTCGACGACATGCCCGCGCCGGGCCATATCTCGTGA
- a CDS encoding threonine/serine dehydratase, producing MTGTATIDWRRDIEAAARRIHEHAPHFLRRTPLWKLPGRALGIDVPGVELWLKLEHLQAGGSFKARGMMNRLLANAIPASGAIVASGGNAGIATAAAAQALGVHCEVFLPIVSPEAKRAKLRGLGATVVVGGEVYADALAACLERQRESGALLTHAYDQAEVVAGAGTLGREIEEEGGLPDAVLVSVGGGGLIGGLAAWFEQRSRVVALEPERAPTLFRAREAGKPVDVDVGGVAADSLGARRIGAFAWDITQRQVRDALLLPDEAIRAAQLWLWKELKLAVEPAAALPLAALHTGAYAPRGGEKICLIVCGANVDPASLA from the coding sequence GTGACGGGCACCGCCACCATCGACTGGCGCCGCGACATCGAGGCCGCTGCACGGCGCATCCACGAACACGCTCCCCATTTCCTGCGCAGGACGCCGCTGTGGAAGCTGCCCGGCCGCGCGCTCGGCATCGATGTACCGGGGGTCGAGCTCTGGCTCAAGCTCGAGCATCTGCAGGCCGGCGGCAGCTTCAAGGCGCGCGGCATGATGAACCGGCTGCTCGCCAACGCGATTCCCGCCAGCGGCGCCATCGTGGCCTCCGGCGGCAATGCCGGCATCGCGACCGCCGCGGCGGCGCAGGCGCTGGGCGTGCATTGCGAGGTGTTCCTGCCCATCGTGTCGCCGGAAGCCAAGCGCGCGAAGCTGCGCGGGCTCGGTGCCACGGTGGTGGTGGGCGGCGAGGTGTATGCCGACGCCCTTGCCGCCTGCCTTGAGCGCCAACGCGAGAGCGGCGCGCTGTTGACCCATGCCTACGACCAGGCCGAAGTGGTGGCCGGTGCCGGCACGCTGGGCCGTGAGATCGAGGAAGAGGGCGGCCTGCCCGACGCGGTGCTGGTCAGCGTGGGCGGCGGCGGCCTGATCGGCGGCCTCGCGGCGTGGTTCGAGCAGCGCAGCCGCGTGGTGGCGCTCGAACCCGAGCGCGCGCCCACGCTCTTTCGCGCGCGCGAGGCGGGCAAGCCCGTGGACGTGGACGTGGGCGGCGTGGCGGCCGATTCGCTGGGCGCGCGCCGCATCGGCGCCTTTGCTTGGGACATCACGCAACGCCAGGTGCGCGACGCCCTGCTGCTGCCCGACGAGGCGATCCGCGCCGCGCAGCTGTGGCTGTGGAAGGAGCTCAAGCTGGCCGTCGAGCCGGCCGCCGCCCTGCCGCTGGCCGCGCTGCACACGGGCGCCTATGCGCCGCGCGGAGGCGAGAAGATCTGCCTGATCGTCTGCGGCGCGAACGTGGACCCGGCGAGCCTGGCCTGA
- a CDS encoding VOC family protein, which translates to MEAYLSFNGNAAEALAFYAKSLGGKILFSMTFGESPMGKDTPDSHKNKVMHATLQARGKQIMASDLPPGMAFDGYKGFSLSVQAKDVKEGEQLFKALSEGGKVTMPYAATFWSPGFGMLEDKFGVPWMVNVDQPQS; encoded by the coding sequence ATGGAAGCCTATCTGTCCTTCAACGGAAATGCGGCCGAGGCGCTGGCCTTCTACGCCAAGAGCCTGGGCGGCAAGATCCTCTTCAGCATGACCTTCGGCGAGAGCCCGATGGGCAAGGACACACCGGACTCGCACAAGAACAAGGTCATGCACGCCACGCTCCAGGCACGCGGCAAGCAGATCATGGCCTCGGACCTGCCGCCCGGGATGGCCTTCGACGGCTACAAGGGCTTTTCGCTCTCGGTCCAGGCCAAGGACGTGAAGGAAGGCGAACAGCTCTTCAAGGCGCTGTCGGAGGGCGGCAAGGTCACGATGCCCTATGCCGCGACCTTCTGGTCGCCGGGCTTCGGCATGCTCGAAGACAAGTTCGGCGTGCCGTGGATGGTCAACGTCGACCAGCCGCAAAGCTGA